The Thermococcus sp. nucleotide sequence TCTCTTCCTGCGGGACTATTGCTATGAAGCCGACCCCCATGTTGAAAACCCTGAACATCTCCTCCAGAGGAACGCCGTTCTCATAGATCAGCCTGAATATTCCTTCGATGGGTGGCATCTCAAGGGAAAAGCCGTGGCTGGTGAGGCGCTTCAGGTTGGTCAGGCCTCCGCCGGTTATGTGGGCTAATCCATGAACCTCGACACTCTCAATCAGTCCAAGAATCGCCTTCACATAAATCCTCGTCGGTTCCAGAAGCCACTCCCAGAGTTTTCTGCCCTTGTAATCGTAGTCGAGGCCGTACTTCGGGATGAGGAGCTTTCTAGCCAGCGTGAGACCGTTGGAATGGATTCCCGAACTTGCTATACCAATAACCGCGTCACCGGGCTTTATCTTCTCGCCGGTTATTACCTCTCCTTTCTGGACGGTACCTATGGCCGTTCCGGCCAAGTCGAAGCCGTTGATGAGATCCGGCATCACAGCGGTTTCGCCACCCACTATCGCTATCCCGGCCTGCCTCGCCCCCTCATAGAGCCCCTTAGCTATCTCACCGAACATTCCCTCGTCCGGCTCCCTCACGGCGAGGTAGTCAACCAGTGCCACAGGCTCGGCCCCAACGCAGAGCAGGTCGTTCACGTTCATTGCTATCATGTCTATCCCTATCGTGTCGAACTTGCCGACGGCTTCGGTGACCAAGGTTTTGGTTCCGATCCCGTCAGTTGTCATGGCTATGTAGAATTTGCCAAAATCCATCAGCGCCGCGTAGTGGCCTATTTCACTCGGCTCGCCGGTTTTTTCCCTTCTGAACTCGAAGGTCTCCTTCGCGAGCCCTATGATCCTCCTGAGGGCCCTTGCAGTTTTCTCGTCATCGACTCCCGTCTGGGCGTAGGTCAGCATGAGCACCACCGGTGAGAGTTCCACAGAGGGCTTAAAAACTTTATCATATTTATGCTTAAAAAGGCTTAAATATAATGAATTTTTAACATTTTAACGTCAAAATCTGAGGTGATGATAATGATCAAGCCCCGGGACGAGCTTGGAACGGCCACAACGGACTCCGCTCAAAAGATACTCCTCCTCGGAAGCGGTGAGCTGGGGAAGGAGATAGCCATCGAGGCCCAGAGGCTTGGAGTTGAGGTTATAGCGGTTGATAGATACGCAAACGCCCCCGCCATGCAGGTCGCCCACCGCTCCTACGTTGGAGATATGAAGGACGGGGACTTCCTCTGGAGCATTGTTGAGCGCGAAAAGCCCGATGCAATAGTGCCCGAGATTGAGGCCATAAACTTGGACGCTCTCTTTGAGATTGAAAATGAGGGCCACTTTGTCGTGCCGAACGCCAGGGCCACATGGATAGCCATGCACCGCGAGAGGACGAGGGAGACCCTTGCGAAGGAGGCCAAAGTTCCGACGTCACGCTACGCCTATGCCACAACGCTCGACGAGCTCTACGATGCCTGTGAGAGGATAGGCTACCCCTGCCACACGAAAGCAATAATGAGCTCCTCGGGGAAGGGCTCCTACTTTGTGAGAGGCCCGGAGGACGTTCCAAAGGCGTGGGAGGTGGCGAAGAAAAAAGCAAGGGGCAGCGCTGACAAGATAATCGTCGAGGAGCACATTGACTTCGACATCGAGATAACGGAGCTGGCGGTCAGGCATCTCGATGAGAACGGCAAAACAGTTACAACCTTTCCAAAGCCCGTCGGACACTACCAGATTGATGGCGACTATCATGCGAGCTGGCAGCCCGCGGAGATAAGCGAAAAGGCCGAGCGCGAGGTTTACCGCATAGCCAAGCGCATAACCGATGCCCTTGGAGGGCTTGGCCTCTTTGGGGTTGAGATGTTCGTTAAGGGCGATAAAGTGTGGGCCAACGAGGTCTCACCGAGGCCCCACGACACGGGGATGGTCACCATGGCTTCCAATCCAACGGGCTTCTCCGAGTTCGGGCTTCACCTCAGGGCGGTTTTGGGACTTCCAATACCCGCTGTTAAGGAGAAGGGCGTAAGGATGTTCCCTCTCCTAACCCCGGCGGCGACCCACGTCATCCTGTCGAACCAGGAGGGCTATGCTCCGAGGTTCAGGAACGTTTTCAATGCACTGAGCGTTCCGAACACAACAATCAGGTTCTTTGGAAAGCCCTCAGCATACAGGGGAAGGCGTTTGGGCGTTGCCCTCGCGTGGGACGGTGATGTAAGAGAGGCAAAGAGGAAGGCAGAGGGGGTCGCCCACATGGTGGAGCTCAGGACGAGAAGCGGGGAGTGGCAGGGGCAGGAGTTCATTAAAAAGATGCACTTGCTCTGATTTTTTCTTTTTCAATAAAAATAAAGATATTAACCCCGCATCCTCTCCCTGTACTCCTCAAGCTTTTTCTTTAAGACTTCGTCCTTTAAGGCCAAGATTTCTATGGCGAGCAAAGCCCCGTTCCTACCGTTGTCTATTCCCACCGCAGCAACCGGAACCCCGGGCGGCATTTGTGCTATGCTCAGCAGGGAATCGAGCCCGCCGAGCTTCGCCGAGACAGGAACCCCTATCACGGGTCTGGTTGTGTGAGAGGCTATAACTCCCGGCAGGGCAGCACTCAGGCCTGCTATCGCTATGAAGACATCATAGTCTTCCTTTGCCAGCTCCTCAACCCTCTCCGGGTCCCTATGGGCTGAGGCAACCTCAACCTCATGCTCAACACCGAACTCCTCCAGAACCTTGGTAACCTTCCCGGCGATGTGAGAGTCGCTTTTGCTTCCCATAACAACGAGCACCTTCATAACATCACCGCTTTTTTCTCGAATTCTCACCTTTATAACTTTTACCATTTAAATGTCAAAATAAAGCTTAAAAACATCATATTTTAACAAAAATTTGGTGATGGCCATGAAAGTTCTTTTAGTGGGTGGTGGTGGAAGAGAAAACGCCATAGTCGAGGCCCTTGTAAATGGGGGTGCCGAGCTTTATGTGGTTGCCAGGCATGTTAATCCCGGCATCAAAAGACTCTGCAGGGATTATGGGCCGGCCGGAGAAACGGATGTTGGAAAGGTTCTGGATTTCGCCGAAAAATGGGGCGTTGAGCTCGCATTCATAGGGCCCGAGGCGCCTCTGGAGAAGGGCATCGTGGACGTCCTCGAGGAGAACGGAATCCCTGCGGTTGGTCCCTCAAAGGAGGCGGCCCGGCTTGAGACCAACAAGGCATTTGCG carries:
- the purM gene encoding phosphoribosylformylglycinamidine cyclo-ligase codes for the protein MLTYAQTGVDDEKTARALRRIIGLAKETFEFRREKTGEPSEIGHYAALMDFGKFYIAMTTDGIGTKTLVTEAVGKFDTIGIDMIAMNVNDLLCVGAEPVALVDYLAVREPDEGMFGEIAKGLYEGARQAGIAIVGGETAVMPDLINGFDLAGTAIGTVQKGEVITGEKIKPGDAVIGIASSGIHSNGLTLARKLLIPKYGLDYDYKGRKLWEWLLEPTRIYVKAILGLIESVEVHGLAHITGGGLTNLKRLTSHGFSLEMPPIEGIFRLIYENGVPLEEMFRVFNMGVGFIAIVPQEEKGAALEVLNKHFKSFELGAVMERPWITVKNYGVRL
- the purT gene encoding phosphoribosylglycinamide formyltransferase 2; its protein translation is MIKPRDELGTATTDSAQKILLLGSGELGKEIAIEAQRLGVEVIAVDRYANAPAMQVAHRSYVGDMKDGDFLWSIVEREKPDAIVPEIEAINLDALFEIENEGHFVVPNARATWIAMHRERTRETLAKEAKVPTSRYAYATTLDELYDACERIGYPCHTKAIMSSSGKGSYFVRGPEDVPKAWEVAKKKARGSADKIIVEEHIDFDIEITELAVRHLDENGKTVTTFPKPVGHYQIDGDYHASWQPAEISEKAEREVYRIAKRITDALGGLGLFGVEMFVKGDKVWANEVSPRPHDTGMVTMASNPTGFSEFGLHLRAVLGLPIPAVKEKGVRMFPLLTPAATHVILSNQEGYAPRFRNVFNALSVPNTTIRFFGKPSAYRGRRLGVALAWDGDVREAKRKAEGVAHMVELRTRSGEWQGQEFIKKMHLL
- the purE gene encoding 5-(carboxyamino)imidazole ribonucleotide mutase codes for the protein MKVLVVMGSKSDSHIAGKVTKVLEEFGVEHEVEVASAHRDPERVEELAKEDYDVFIAIAGLSAALPGVIASHTTRPVIGVPVSAKLGGLDSLLSIAQMPPGVPVAAVGIDNGRNGALLAIEILALKDEVLKKKLEEYRERMRG